A part of Maniola jurtina chromosome 19, ilManJurt1.1, whole genome shotgun sequence genomic DNA contains:
- the LOC123875357 gene encoding DNA polymerase epsilon catalytic subunit 1 isoform X1, with the protein MVLQNTGKYRAEYKNDANRQNAGTSFGPPREESSESRIRVALDNDRIDSKYGFDRVRDAKERTGYLINMHTAEVLDEDKRLVAAMDYYFIEMDGSRFKVSLTFHPYFLVLPRKECEQEVVQYLSKKFANNINKIEIIEKEDLDLLNHLSGIRQRYIKLSFISQNEMMKVRKEILTAVNKNKEREKKDAIYSEMLTNALTSAAAIEHAKKTTDHMDNILDIREHDVPYHVRVSIDLKIFCGTWYTVKSRGTEIPIFTKREDIIERPDPIVLAFDIETTKLPLKFPDSQTDQIMMISYMIDAQGYLITNREIISVDVEDFEYTPKPEFEGQFIVFNEPNELALIQKFFDHIMDVKPHIFVTYNGDFFDWPFVEARAAILGLDMKLEIGFSKITARDGTYACRPAMHMDCLCWVKRDSYLPVGSQGLKAVAKAKLRYDPVELDPEDMCRMAAEQPQVLSNYSVSDAVATYYLYMKYVHPFIFALCTIIPLEPDEVLRKGSGTLCESLLMVEAFHANIVFPNKQVEELNKLTSDGHVLETETYVGGHVEALESGVFRADIKCKFRIAPTAIDKLMENTEKTMKHAIEVEEGIPLDLVTNFDEVCTEIKAKLQHMKDHPRRDENPLIYHLDVGAMYPNIILTNRLQPSAMVNASICAVCDFNRPGADCQRHMEWMWRGDFLPATRSEYQRIQQQLETEKFPPLYPGGPPRAFHTLPKEDQAAYEKKRLADYCRVAYKKTKVTRTEVRTTTICQKENSFYVDTVRAFRDRRYEYKALNKQAKAMVTQAVASGDAAEIKSAKSREVLYDSLQLAHKCILNSFYGYVMRRGARWHSMEMAGIVCYTGANIIMKAREIIEQVGRPLELDTDGIWCILPSSFPENFTIHTNHEKKKKINVSFPNAVLNAMVKDHFTNDQYYELVDPVTKTYEKRSENSIFFEVDGPYLAMVLPASKEEGKKLKKRYAVFNFDGSLAELKGFEVKRRGELQLIKIFQSSVFEAFLKGNDLKSCYGAVAKVADYWLDVLYSKGSNMPDSELFELISENRSMSKKLEDYGGQKSTSISTAKRLAEFLGDQMVKDAGLACRFIISRKPDGAPVTERAIPLAIFQSPAAVKRHHLRRWLKDNTISEDIDIRDVLDWAYYIERLSGAIQKIITIPAALQGLENPVPRVQYPDWLHKKMLAKNDKFKTRKITDMFSAKPKDVPNENDEEGETSETNACVNTEVDIEDIGKDASEPHVIRPVVHCVKRKREESPVKEAATWKEALGPPPPYGNTNEERRAWIVFQKKKWLWQMEQRGLRNKNKRGKVDNNAPLMSKSAGPTNTLGGFIRRAQRTLLNTPWQIIQVAETAEPGLFRLWALVGTELHQIKLTVPRIFYVNRRVAREEESGPYWRRCNRVLPRARPAQHLYQYTVPESLYRERCQELMSELSAPEIEGIYETQMSLEFRVLMQLGCVCAVDPTEARRLVQFGSNNMDSYTLSQLQFKSVAHQPYLQEQDGVSPIKHIFLYQHSAPNSSRSMWALILGPVKRAYIFVLDTVKTNQVPNMNTLYSAERTAKINLGTDENSLPGQDLSWEVSAESEGRAVWRGVQRALQRYRDERCGPTAVALQTALSPAALITLMPGLSDFPLVPLHVRDVESLYSTLEWQRIGARAIVRHYLNLDSVIDLTIEQCRYFHLPLGNTAADPTQFGADLFFARHLAKHNFVLWCSSLERPDLGGREIDDNRLVSEAEEWSGCSHSWSGAYGGVCVSLDCDALAVCALLQAHHILQVEGTSVATSFGAQHTNIQDVMATTGANATETYDETAQCSAAFKILRTMIASWLRDVTLYKNVFADYQISHFYRWLKTPTSLLYDPALRRTLYNLMKKLFLMLVAEFKRLGSQIVFADFNKIILFTKKNSVMDGIGYVEFVVQSIRNKELFHGIDIRYKQCWSYLLWLDEANYAGIEGKLPPGLVEVGSSQVPNATESGTEEGEVTMHWNIANFMPGAVREAFYAGVAGFLSAAQAEPERLRSLLAGEISQKLFQMTEKINRRMPTLKLEDIGPQAGLRADALEGITPALLFVNALCKVLALDQQLEDEVTLLRRNLLRLIGVREFSSAAEWREPCASCVLGEVICKVCNHCRDLDLCRDTHRQHGDPPVCLCPTCGTAYENQELEWRLIETMNRRAMTYTLQDLICTRCRQVKRENLSVVCDCAGEFTTIVPFDEVRTQLATFKTIAEYYKMPLLLELIEFNLSNM; encoded by the exons ATGGTTCTACAAAATACTGGGAAATATAGGGCAGAATATAAGAACGATGCAAACAGACAGAATGCTGGGACTTCGTTTGGACCACCAAG gGAGGAATCTTCTGAATCACGGATTCGCGTGGCTTTGGACAACGATAGAATAGATTCTAAATATGGATTTGACAGAGTTCGAGATGCTAAAGAACGGACAGGCTACCTGATTAATATGCACACT gCAGAGGTGCTAGATGAAGACAAAAGATTGGTTGCAGCTATGGATTACTATTTCATTGAGATGGACGGCTCAAGGTTCAAAGTGTCACTGACTTTCCACCCCTATTTCCTAGTATTGCCCAGGAAGGAGTGTGAACAGGAAGTTGTTCAGTACTTGTCCAAGAAGTTTGCCAACAACATCAATAAGATTGAAATTATTGAGAAGGAGGACTTGGATCTG CTCAACCACCTCTCAGGCATAAGGCAGCGTTACATAAAACTATCATTCATATCACAGAATGAGATGATGAAAGTACGAAAGGAGATATTAACAGCTGTGAACAAAAACAAGGAAAGGGAGAAAAAAGATGCAATATATTCTGAAATGTTGACAAATGCACTAACAAGTGCTGCTGCAATAGAACATGCTAAGAAAACTACTGATCACATGGACAATATTTTAGATATAAG AGAACATGACGTGCCTTACCATGTTCGCGTCTCAATTGACTTGAAAATATTCTGCGGTACATGGTATACGGTCAAAAGTAGGGGTACAGAAATACCCATCTTCACAAAACGAGAAGACATCATAGAACGACCTGACCCCATAGTCCTAGCATTTGATATTGAGACAACTAAGCTACCACTGAAGTTCCCCGACTCGCAGACTGATCAGATCATGATGATATCGTATATGATTGACGCTCAGGGCTATCTGATTACTAATAGGGAAATCATATCAGTTGATGTTGAGGATTTTGAGTACACGCCTAAACCAGAGTTTGAAGG ACAATTCATAGTTTTCAATGAGCCAAATGAACTGGCATTGATCCAAAAGTTTTTTGATCATATCATGGATGTGAAACCACATATCTTTGTAACATACAATG GTGATTTTTTCGACTGGCCATTTGTGGAGGCGCGAGCGGCGATCCTAGGCCTCGACATGAAGCTAGAGATAGGCTTCAGTAAGATCACCGCTAGGGACGGTACATATGCCTGCCGACCAGCTATGCATATGGATTGTTTGTG TTGGGTGAAAAGAGATTCATATTTGCCAGTCGGATCTCAAGGTCTGAAGGCGGTAGCTAAGGCGAAACTGAGATACGATCCCGTAGAGTTAGACCCTGAAGACATGTGCCGGATGGCGGCTGAACAACCTCAG GTGCTATCGAATTATTCAGTATCCGACGCCGTAGCGACATACTATTTGTACATGAAGTACGTTCATCCATTTATCTTTGCGCTGTGCACCATTATTCCATTGGAACCAGACGAG GTACTCCGTAAAGGCTCTGGCACACTGTGCGAGTCCCTCCTCATGGTAGAAGCTTTCCATGCGAACATTGTGTTCCCAAACAAGCAAGTGGAGGAACTAAACAAACTGACGAGTGACGGCCACGTGCTTGAAACTGAGACGTATGTGGGTGGACATGTAGAAGCTCTAGAATCAG gcgTTTTCCGTGCTGACATTAAATGCAAGTTCAGAATAGCCCCCACAGCTATAGACAAATTAATGGAAAACACAGAGAAAACCATGAAACACGCGATTGAGGTTGAAGAAGGCATACCTCTAGACCTGGTGACCAATTTTGATGAGGTTTGCACGGAAATAAAAGCGAAGTTACAGCACATGAAGGATCATCCTAGAAGAGATGAAAACCCTTTGATATACCATTTGGATGTGGGAGCTATGTAtcctaatattattttgactaacAG GTTGCAGCCATCAGCGATGGTGAATGCGAGCATATGCGCAGTGTGCGACTTCAACCGGCCCGGCGCTGACTGCCAAAGACATATGGAATGGATGTGGCGCGGAGATTTCC taCCAGCAACCAGGAGTGAATATCAAAGAATTCAACAGCAATTGGAAACGGAGAAATTCCCTCCTTTGTATCCCGGCGGACCGCCGAGAGCTTTCCACACTTTGCCCAAAGAGGACCAG GCTGCATATGAAAAGAAACGCTTAGCGGACTATTGTAGAGTGGCgtacaaaaaaactaaagtgaCGAGAACCGAAGTGCGTACGACGACCATTTGCCAGAAAGAGAACTCCTTTTACGTTGACACGGTCAGAGCTTTTAG GGACCGTCGATATGAATATAAGGCGTTAAACAAGCAGGCAAAAGCCATGGTCACGCAAGCGGTCGCCAGTGGAGACGCGGCGGAAATCAAAAGTGCCAAAAGTCGAGAGGTTCTGTATGACTCGCTACAATTGGCCCACAAGTGTATCCTCAACTCGTTTTATGGATACGTTATGAGGAGAGG GGCTCGGTGGCACAGTATGGAAATGGCGGGCATCGTGTGCTACACCGGCGCTAACATTATCATGAAGGCGCGAGAAATTATCGAGCAAGTTGGACGACCGCTAGAACTGGATACCGATG GTATTTGGTGTATTTTGCCATCGTCGTTTCCCGAAAATTTCACAATTCACACTAATCatgaaaagaagaagaaaatcaaCGTGTCCTTTCCGAATGCTGTGCTGAATGCTATGGTTaag GACCACTTCACAAATGACCAGTATTACGAACTGGTAGACCCAGTTACAAAAACATACGAGAAGCGGTCAGAAAACTCCATTTTCTTCGAAGTAGATGGCCCCTACCTCGCTATGGTGCTCCCCGCCTCGAAGGAGGAAggaaaaaagttgaaaaaacgaTACGCTGTATTCAATTTTGATGGCTCTTTGGCTGAGTTAAAAG GTTTTGAAGTAAAACGTCGCGGGGAATTACAGCTAATAAAGATATTCCAGTCTTCCGTATTCGAGGCATTTCTCAAAGGGAACGACCTAAAGTCGTGCTACGGCGCAGTCGCTAAAGTAGCCGACTATTGGCTCGATGTATTATACAGCAAGGGGTCTAATATGCCGGATTCGGAACTGTTTGAGTTGATATCGGAAAATAGATCGATGTCGAAGAAGTTAGAAGATTATGGTGGGCAGAAGTCCACTTCGATTTCTACAGCGAAGAGATTGGCGGAGTTTTTGGGTGATCAGATGGTTAAAGATGCTGGGTTGGCTTGTCG GTTCATAATATCGCGTAAGCCGGACGGTGCGCCCGTAACCGAGCGAGCTATACCGTTAGCGATCTTCCAATCCCCCGCAGCAGTCAAGAGACATCACTTGCGAAGGTGGCTAAAGGATAACACTATCTCTGAGGACATAGACATAAGAGATGTGCTCGATTGGGCGTACTATATTGAAAGGCTCAGTGGGGCCATACAGAAGATTATCACGATACCTGCTGCTTTGCAaggc ctGGAAAATCCAGTCCCTCGTGTCCAATACCCTGATTGGTTGCATAAGAAAATGTTAGCGAAAAACGACAAGTTCAAAACTAGAAAGATCACCGATATGTTCTCTGCGAAACCCAAGGACGTTCCAAACGAAAACGATGAAGAAGGAGAAACTTCCGAGACCAATGCCTGTGTG aaTACGGAAGTAGATATAGAAGACATCGGCAAGGATGCTTCTGAGCCCCACGTTATCCGACCCGTAGTGCATTGCGTTAAGCGGAAACGTGAAGAGTCGCCGGTAAAAGAGGCCGCTACTTGGAAAGAGGCGTTAGGACCACCCCCGCCCTACGGCAATACCAAC GAAGAACGAAGAGCTTGGATagtatttcaaaagaaaaagtgGCTATGGCAAATGGAGCAACGTGGGCTCCGTAACAAGAATAAACGAGGTAAAGTGGACAACAATGCGCCCCTGATGTCCAAGAGCGCTGGACCCACAAATACGTTAGGAGGCTTCATAAGGAGGGCTCAACGTACATTGCTGAATACGCCGTGGCAGATTATACAG GTGGCCGAAACGGCAGAGCCAGGCCTGTTCAGATTATGGGCGTTAGTGGGTACGGAGTTACATCAAATAAAGCTGACAGTGCCCCGAATCTTTTACGTGAATCGCCGAGTGGCCCGTGAAGAAGAAAGTGGCCCGTACTGGCGCCGCTGCAACAGGGTGCTGCCGCGAGCGAGACCAGCGCAGCATCTGTACCAGTACACCGTGCCTGAGTCGCTGTACAGAGAGAGATGCCA GGAACTCATGAGCGAACTATCAGCGCCAGAAATTGAAGGAATATACGAGACACAAATGAGTTTGGAATTCAGAGTTCTTATGCAACTTGGTTGTGTATGTGCTGTCGATCCGACGGAAGCGAGACG ACTAGTACAGTTTGGGTCAAACAACATGGATTCCTACACACTGAGTCAACTACAGTTTAAAAGTGTAGCTCATCAGCCATATTTGCAAGAACAG GATGGGGTGTCACCAATAAAACACATTTTCCTATACCAACACTCAGCTCCCAATTCTAGTCGAAGTATGTGGGCCTTAATACTAGGCCCTGTGAAAAGAGCATACATATTTGTACTGGATACTGTGAAGACAAACCAAGTGCCCAATATGAACACTCTGTATTCCGCTGAGCGAACTGCCAA AATCAACTTGGGTACAGATGAAAATAGTCTGCCAGGTCAGGATCTGAGTTGGGAAGTGTCGGCGGAGTCGGAAGGGCGCGCGGTGTGGCGCGGCGTGCAGCGAGCGTTGCAGAGGTACCGCGACGAGAGATGCGGACCTACGGCTGTGGCGCTGCAGACTGCCTTGTCTCCGGCTGCGCTGATCACGTTAATGCCAG GTCTATCAGACTTCCCATTAGTTCCGTTGCACGTGCGTGACGTAGAATCGCTGTACAGCACGCTGGAGTGGCAGCGTATAGGCGCGCGGGCGATCGTGAGGCATTACCTCAACCTGGACTCTGTGATAGACCTCACCATTGAGCAGTGCAG ATACTTCCACTTACCGCTGGGCAATACGGCGGCAGATCCGACTCAGTTCGGCGCGGACCTATTCTTCGCGCGACACCTCGCTAAGCACAACTTTGTGCTTTGGTGCTCCAGCTTAGAGAGACCAGATCTTGGTGGAAGAGAAATTGATGACAACAG GCTAGTAAGCGAGGCAGAGGAGTGGTCGGGATGCAGCCACAGTTGGAGCGGGGCGTATGGCGGAGTTTGCGTTTCGTTGGACTGTGACGCGCTCGCTGTGTGCGCTTTACTACAGGCGCATCATATATTGCAG GTCGAAGGGACGAGTGTCGCTACTTCTTTCGGCGCTCAGCACACCAACATACAAGACGTCATGGCTACAACAG GTGCTAATGCAACAGAGACTTACGACGAAACGGCACAGTGCAGCGCTGCGTTCAAAATCCTACGTACAATGATCGCGTCTTGGTTACGTGACGTCACACTTTACAAGAACGTCTTCGCTGATTATCAAATCTCACATTTTTACAG ATGGCTAAAAACACCAACATCACTTCTCTACGACCCGGCGTTACGACGCACTTTGTACAATTTGATGAAGAAACTGTTTCTCATGCTGGTAGCGGAGTTCAAGCGACTCGGCTCGCAGATCGTTTTCGCGGACTTCAATAAGATTATACTTTTCACTAAGAAGAACTCTGTTATGGATGGCATTG GTTATGTGGAATTCGTAGTGCAAAGCATAAGAAATAAAGAGTTATTCCATGGAATAGACATCAGATACAAGCAGTGCTGGTCGTATCTGCTGTGGCTAGACGAGGCCAATTATGCAGGGATTGAg GGCAAACTTCCTCCGGGCCTGGTTGAAGTAGGATCATCTCAAGTTCCCAATGCTACTGAATCGGGGACAGAGGAG GGTGAAGTGACGATGCACTGGAACATCGCAAACTTCATGCCGGGCGCGGTCCGCGAGGCGTTCTACGCGGGAGTTGCGGGATTTCTCAGCGCAGCGCAGGCCGAGCCTGAGCGTCTACGCTCCTTACTAGCCGGAGAGAtatcgcagaagctattcca GATGACGGAAAAGATCAACCGTCGTATGCCGACGCTGAAGCTAGAAGACATCGGTCCGCAAGCCGGCTTGCGTGCGGACGCGTTGGAAGGTATCACGCCTGCCTTGCTATTTGTTAACGCGCTCTGCAAAGTACTGGCATTGGATCAACAATTGGAGGATGAG GTAACATTGCTTCGTCGCAATCTACTCCGTCTAATAGGAGTGAGGGAGTTCAGCAGCGCGGCGGAATGGCGGGAGCCTTGCGCCTCTTGTGTCCTGGGGGAAGTGATCTGCAAGGTGTGCAACCACTGTCGCGACCTCGACCTGTGCCGCGACACGCATCGCCAGCACGGCGACCC CCCTGTATGTCTCTGCCCTACCTGTGGTACTGCGTACGAGAACCAAGAGTTGGAGTGGAGGCTGATTGAAACAATGAACAGGCGAGCCATGACTTACACTTTGCAGGATCTTATCTGCACTAGGTGTCGGCAG GTTAAAAGAGAAAACTTATCAGTTGTGTGCGACTGCGCAGGCGAATTCACTACTATAGTACCATTCGATGAAGTCAGAACGCAGCTGGCGACGTTCAAGACGATCGCCGAGTATTATAAGATGCCTTTATTATTGGAActcattgaatttaatttaagtaatatGTGA